A part of Pantoea vagans genomic DNA contains:
- a CDS encoding lipoprotein, with product MKKLITGALALILLSGCTASKPGAFERVDEDPSSNTVQYRFDPAKVNRDAMDIDLANYCSNKGFDKVEALPAQESHIPGLKKVWFQCNYALKS from the coding sequence ATGAAAAAATTAATTACCGGCGCACTGGCGCTGATTCTGCTGAGTGGATGTACTGCCAGCAAACCCGGGGCATTTGAACGCGTTGATGAAGATCCCAGCTCGAATACCGTGCAGTACCGTTTTGACCCGGCAAAGGTCAATCGGGATGCAATGGATATCGATCTGGCGAATTACTGCAGTAATAAAGGATTTGATAAAGTTGAGGCGCTGCCTGCCCAGGAAAGTCATATTCCGGGGCTGAAGAAAGTGTGGTTCCAGTGTAATTATGCGCTGAAAAGCTAA
- a CDS encoding GNAT family N-acetyltransferase gives MQLVTARLTLNKLQPEDWQLFRAVHEDRDTMTWVSEIPDEADIRQRFTERLAPWQPGSFHMLCLVARRRDSGEPIGLFGCSPEWEPHRQAEVGYMLLHRHCGQGYGSEALAALCQFLLEADFHKLKAMVVEGNWASRRILEKNGFQLEGTLRDNYLLNGCWVNDWLLGRLNPQK, from the coding sequence ATGCAACTTGTCACCGCCAGATTAACCCTGAATAAATTACAGCCAGAAGACTGGCAACTGTTTCGTGCCGTCCATGAAGATCGCGACACCATGACCTGGGTGAGCGAGATCCCCGATGAAGCGGATATTCGTCAGCGCTTCACCGAGCGTCTGGCTCCGTGGCAGCCAGGCAGTTTTCATATGCTCTGCCTGGTGGCACGACGACGCGACAGCGGTGAGCCGATTGGCCTGTTTGGCTGCAGCCCGGAGTGGGAGCCGCATCGTCAGGCGGAAGTCGGCTATATGCTGCTACATCGCCACTGTGGTCAGGGCTATGGCAGCGAAGCGCTGGCGGCCCTGTGTCAGTTTCTGCTCGAAGCGGATTTTCATAAACTCAAAGCGATGGTGGTTGAAGGGAACTGGGCGTCACGCCGGATTCTGGAGAAAAACGGCTTCCAGCTGGAGGGCACGCTACGGGATAATTATCTGCTGAACGGCTGCTGGGTGAACGATTGGCTGCTGGGACGACTGAATCCGCAAAAATAA
- a CDS encoding MFS transporter: MNAKPAAAPAPHPFTLRLALGLVGVLIAALTSGLNDRVSDIALADIRAAIGIGYDQGSWIISGYQAAEVAAMMIAPWFAVTLSLRRFTLGVSAGFMLTGILLPLVPDPTLFISLRVLQGLFGGALPPMLMTVALRFLPPPFKLFGLAGYALTATFGPNMAASLASLWTDHVSWMMVFWQVVPFMLIAMVLISWGIPQDPLRPERFQQIDLFGMVTGCSAVALLVLVLTQGERLDWLNSPLIAGMLLTALPLLLVFLINEWFHPLPLFKLQMLRRPNLAHGLLGLACVLILGLSGSALPSAYFAQVSGFRTLEFAPLALTVGLPQLLIAPLIAALLNIRWIDCRWMLTAGVGLLVTSCLLGSQITSEWARQNFWLLQILQAFGQPMIILPILMSATSVVAPPEGPFTSAMFNTVRGFSSITASTLVEVFLSHREQFHSSVLIDQAASRSWLMTAPAADQASRSLPLLPDGSISASDNLSGFATLVRHQATVLSLSDSWLMLTGFAACLLLLTAILPKRVWPPQTLLQNPSRNN; this comes from the coding sequence ATGAATGCTAAGCCTGCCGCCGCGCCGGCCCCTCATCCTTTTACACTGCGACTGGCGCTTGGCCTGGTCGGCGTGCTCATTGCAGCCCTGACCTCCGGGCTGAACGATCGCGTCAGTGATATCGCGCTGGCAGATATCCGGGCTGCTATAGGCATCGGTTACGATCAGGGTAGCTGGATTATTTCCGGTTATCAGGCGGCAGAAGTCGCTGCCATGATGATCGCGCCCTGGTTTGCCGTCACTCTGTCGCTGCGGCGTTTCACACTGGGCGTATCGGCAGGATTTATGCTGACCGGCATTCTGCTGCCGCTGGTGCCGGATCCGACGCTTTTTATCAGCCTGCGCGTGCTGCAGGGCCTGTTTGGTGGCGCACTGCCGCCGATGCTGATGACCGTCGCCCTGCGCTTTCTGCCGCCGCCCTTTAAGCTGTTTGGTCTGGCGGGCTATGCCCTGACCGCGACGTTTGGCCCCAATATGGCGGCCTCACTGGCGTCGTTATGGACCGATCATGTCAGCTGGATGATGGTGTTCTGGCAGGTCGTGCCATTCATGCTCATTGCCATGGTGCTGATTAGCTGGGGGATACCGCAGGACCCGCTGCGTCCGGAACGCTTTCAGCAGATCGATCTGTTTGGCATGGTGACCGGCTGCAGCGCGGTGGCGCTGCTGGTTCTGGTGCTGACTCAGGGTGAGCGTCTCGACTGGCTGAACTCGCCCCTGATCGCCGGTATGCTGCTGACCGCGCTGCCGCTGCTGCTGGTTTTCCTGATTAATGAGTGGTTTCACCCGCTGCCCCTGTTTAAATTGCAGATGCTGCGGCGGCCCAATCTGGCGCACGGCTTGCTGGGACTGGCCTGCGTGCTCATCCTTGGTCTGTCAGGCTCCGCCCTGCCGTCGGCCTATTTTGCTCAGGTCAGCGGCTTTCGCACCCTGGAGTTTGCCCCGCTGGCACTGACGGTCGGCCTGCCGCAACTGCTGATCGCACCGCTGATTGCGGCCCTGCTGAATATTCGCTGGATTGACTGCCGCTGGATGCTGACGGCGGGCGTCGGCTTGCTGGTAACGTCCTGTCTGCTGGGCTCGCAAATCACCAGTGAGTGGGCGCGCCAGAACTTCTGGCTGCTGCAGATTCTTCAGGCGTTCGGGCAACCGATGATTATTCTGCCGATACTGATGAGCGCCACCAGCGTGGTGGCCCCGCCAGAAGGCCCGTTTACCTCGGCGATGTTCAATACGGTACGCGGCTTCTCCAGCATTACCGCCTCCACGCTGGTTGAGGTTTTCCTCTCCCATCGTGAGCAGTTTCACTCCAGTGTTCTGATTGATCAGGCCGCCAGCCGCAGCTGGCTGATGACCGCGCCAGCGGCCGATCAGGCCAGTCGCAGCCTGCCGCTGTTGCCGGACGGCAGCATCAGCGCCAGTGATAATCTCAGCGGATTTGCCACGCTGGTTCGTCATCAGGCTACGGTTTTGAGTCTGAGCGACAGCTGGCTGATGCTGACCGGTTTTGCCGCCTGCCTGTTATTGCTTACCGCCATCCTGCCAAAACGGGTCTGGCCGCCTCAAACTTTGCTTCAAAACCCCTCCCGGAATAACTGA
- the ypdK gene encoding membrane protein YpdK — protein sequence MKYALMGISFFALLWFGTFVLLLK from the coding sequence GTGAAATATGCCTTGATGGGAATATCTTTTTTCGCGTTACTTTGGTTCGGAACCTTTGTTCTGCTGCTGAAGTAA
- a CDS encoding HlyD family secretion protein codes for MRAFEMKRTLVLTLLLLVLLAIAFAVWSLMSGNDHRTNDAYVNADYTLVAPKVSGYISNVQVQDNQQVKAGQLLATLDDRDYRVALESAEADLQVSQAKLLSSQAQLEQQQSVIDQQKASVAASQASAQYAGQSADRYNRLYKSGTVAADDQQKSSANQRSALAAVHQSQAALASAVKQVGVLQAAVRSAEADVAAAKASVDQARLNLSYTRITAPVDGMVGQRSVRIGAYVSAGTRLLAVVPLQQTYITANYLETQLSDVRPGQRVQIRVDALPGKTFTGHVDSIAPATGATFSAIAPDNATGNYTKVVQRLPVKIVLDSDQQHLAQLRVGMSAIPEIQVP; via the coding sequence ATGCGTGCTTTCGAAATGAAAAGAACTCTGGTGCTCACCCTGCTGCTGCTGGTGTTACTGGCCATCGCTTTTGCAGTCTGGTCACTGATGAGCGGCAACGATCACCGCACCAACGACGCTTACGTCAATGCGGATTACACTCTGGTCGCGCCAAAAGTCTCCGGCTACATCAGCAATGTGCAGGTGCAGGATAATCAGCAGGTCAAAGCCGGTCAGCTGCTGGCAACGCTGGACGATCGTGACTACCGTGTGGCGCTGGAGAGTGCCGAGGCTGACCTGCAGGTGAGTCAGGCGAAACTGCTGAGCAGCCAGGCCCAGCTGGAGCAGCAGCAGTCGGTGATTGATCAGCAGAAAGCCAGCGTCGCGGCCAGCCAGGCGTCCGCGCAGTATGCCGGTCAGAGCGCCGACCGCTACAACCGACTTTATAAAAGCGGTACCGTAGCCGCAGACGATCAGCAAAAATCCAGCGCTAACCAGCGCTCGGCGCTGGCAGCGGTGCATCAGAGTCAGGCTGCGCTGGCGTCGGCAGTGAAACAGGTCGGCGTGTTACAGGCTGCGGTGCGTTCAGCGGAAGCGGATGTCGCAGCGGCTAAAGCCAGCGTCGATCAGGCCAGGCTGAACCTCTCCTACACGCGAATCACGGCGCCCGTTGACGGCATGGTCGGTCAGCGCTCAGTGCGGATTGGCGCTTATGTGTCAGCCGGAACCCGTCTGCTGGCGGTAGTACCACTGCAGCAGACCTATATTACGGCTAACTACCTTGAGACGCAGTTAAGCGATGTGCGTCCGGGTCAGCGCGTGCAAATCCGTGTCGATGCCCTGCCAGGCAAGACCTTTACCGGCCACGTGGACAGCATCGCACCGGCCACCGGCGCAACTTTTTCCGCGATTGCTCCCGATAACGCTACCGGCAACTACACTAAAGTCGTTCAACGTCTGCCGGTTAAAATTGTGCTGGATAGTGACCAACAGCATCTGGCTCAGTTACGTGTCGGCATGTCGGCGATCCCGGAAATCCAGGTGCCGTAA
- a CDS encoding SMP-30/gluconolactonase/LRE family protein, translated as MAHNVKNILALQAELGECPLWSSEEQVLYCVDILAPAIHRFDPVSGELQTFPQAEEVGCIGLREQGGLIAALRNGVWLLDAQGKPEKKIAENPGVAAQSRFNDGRVDPWGNFWCGSLWEPQDKNGGLLCRVTPDLKMEVKAQDIKISNGLAFSPDRQWMYHSDTPNEALYRYPLSEQGEPGERTLFRRFDAKGGLPDGAAVDSEGFYWSAQFDGGRVVRIDPQSSEIVDEILLPVKWPTMVAFGGADLKTLFITSSREDRTEEELARYPQSGDIFAVDVAVAGIAEPRFRG; from the coding sequence ATGGCGCATAACGTAAAAAATATTCTGGCGTTACAGGCTGAACTGGGGGAATGCCCGCTCTGGTCATCAGAAGAACAGGTGCTCTATTGCGTCGATATTCTGGCGCCGGCCATTCACCGTTTTGATCCGGTCAGCGGTGAATTGCAGACCTTCCCGCAGGCGGAAGAGGTAGGGTGCATCGGTCTGCGTGAGCAGGGCGGGCTGATAGCCGCATTGCGCAATGGTGTCTGGCTGCTGGATGCGCAGGGTAAACCAGAGAAAAAGATCGCAGAAAATCCCGGTGTGGCCGCGCAAAGTCGCTTTAATGATGGCCGTGTGGATCCCTGGGGTAACTTCTGGTGCGGCAGCCTGTGGGAACCGCAGGATAAAAATGGTGGTCTGTTATGCCGCGTGACGCCTGACCTGAAGATGGAAGTGAAGGCGCAGGACATTAAAATTTCCAACGGGCTGGCATTCTCTCCGGACCGGCAATGGATGTATCACAGCGATACGCCGAATGAGGCGCTCTATCGCTATCCGTTAAGCGAGCAGGGCGAACCGGGTGAGCGCACACTGTTCCGTCGTTTTGACGCGAAAGGGGGTTTACCGGATGGTGCCGCGGTGGATAGCGAAGGTTTTTACTGGTCAGCACAGTTTGATGGCGGACGCGTGGTACGTATCGATCCGCAGAGCAGCGAAATCGTTGATGAGATCCTGCTGCCGGTGAAGTGGCCAACCATGGTGGCCTTTGGCGGTGCCGATCTTAAAACGCTGTTTATCACCAGTTCACGGGAAGATCGCACAGAAGAGGAACTGGCACGTTATCCGCAGTCAGGCGATATCTTTGCCGTGGATGTCGCGGTGGCGGGAATAGCAGAGCCGCGATTCCGCGGCTGA
- a CDS encoding universal stress protein → MKTLLMAIDHSPVAEKVVALTIEEALAHRADVVVLCCVDPAYSSCNQPMEIDAGEDPADFVAAQDEQNTAEMVVRHALAPLLRAGINARGMILAGDAADTIVAQSQQLKASMIIMGRRHLSSFNRLLKGSVSASVIERAHCPVLIDVRKD, encoded by the coding sequence ATGAAAACCCTGCTGATGGCCATTGATCACTCTCCGGTGGCGGAGAAGGTGGTCGCCTTAACCATTGAAGAAGCGCTGGCGCATCGGGCCGATGTGGTAGTGCTGTGCTGCGTGGATCCTGCTTACTCCTCCTGCAATCAGCCGATGGAAATCGATGCGGGTGAAGATCCGGCCGATTTTGTGGCGGCGCAGGATGAGCAGAATACGGCGGAAATGGTGGTGCGCCATGCGCTGGCACCGTTATTGCGCGCGGGCATTAATGCGCGTGGCATGATCCTGGCGGGGGACGCAGCAGACACCATCGTTGCCCAGTCGCAACAGCTTAAGGCCAGTATGATTATCATGGGACGTCGCCATCTCTCCTCTTTTAATCGGCTATTAAAAGGCTCGGTTAGCGCTTCAGTTATTGAGCGTGCTCACTGCCCTGTGCTGATCGATGTGCGTAAGGATTAA
- a CDS encoding IclR family transcriptional regulator, whose product MAHQPSSREDEKTGGIQVIARAAKILNALGEQPGGMSLGEIAQAVELPRSTVQRIVAALDSAELVRSSGAGGLRLGPALLKLISSVHTDVVDLVSPLLEKLSSDTNETVSLARASGSQLAIIHHVVASRELRVVPHMGLNLPLYSTSGGRALLALECEKDVRTIVGDAWQELTDMTVKTLPQLLQLIREVRETGIAVDRGETLEGISTMAFALDTLFGRFSVSLLVPSARFLRHEARFRDEMLKCKEALVREIGKVAAIEG is encoded by the coding sequence ATGGCACATCAACCCTCCAGCCGTGAGGATGAAAAAACGGGCGGCATTCAGGTCATCGCCCGTGCGGCAAAAATTCTTAACGCGCTGGGCGAACAGCCGGGCGGCATGAGCCTCGGCGAGATAGCTCAGGCAGTAGAACTGCCCCGTTCAACGGTGCAGCGCATCGTTGCCGCGCTCGACAGCGCCGAACTGGTGCGCAGCAGCGGGGCAGGCGGACTGCGCCTGGGGCCGGCGCTGTTAAAACTGATTTCCAGCGTGCATACCGATGTGGTCGATCTGGTCAGTCCGCTACTGGAAAAACTCTCTTCTGACACCAACGAGACGGTTTCACTGGCGCGCGCCAGCGGCAGCCAGCTGGCGATTATTCACCACGTGGTGGCATCGCGGGAGCTGCGGGTCGTTCCACATATGGGACTCAATCTGCCGCTCTACAGCACCTCCGGTGGACGGGCACTGCTGGCACTGGAGTGTGAAAAAGATGTGCGGACGATCGTCGGTGACGCCTGGCAGGAGTTAACCGATATGACGGTGAAAACCCTGCCGCAGTTGCTGCAACTTATCAGGGAAGTGCGCGAAACCGGTATCGCCGTGGATCGCGGTGAAACGCTGGAAGGTATCTCTACCATGGCGTTTGCGCTGGATACGCTGTTTGGTCGCTTTTCTGTCTCTTTGCTGGTGCCCTCTGCACGTTTTCTGCGTCACGAAGCCCGTTTTCGTGACGAGATGCTGAAGTGCAAAGAGGCGCTGGTGCGTGAAATCGGCAAAGTCGCCGCGATAGAAGGATAA
- the alaC gene encoding alanine transaminase, producing MADNSTPRRFSRIERLPPYVFNITAELKMAARRRGEDIIDFSMGNPDGPTPPHIVEKLCQVAQRDDTHGYSTSRGIPRLRRAISRWYADRYQVEIDPESEAIVTIGSKEGLAHLMLATLDHGDTVLVPNPSYPIHIYGAVIAGAQVRSVPLVAGVDFFNELERAIRESYPKPKMMILGFPSNPTAQCVELDFFERVIALAKQYNVLVIHDLAYADIVYDGWKAPSIMQVPGARDVAVEFFTLSKSYNMAGWRIGFMVGNKELVAALARIKSYHDYGTFTPLQVAAIAALEGDQQCVHDIAEQYKRRRDVLVKGLHEAGWMVDNPKASMYVWAKIPDHYAHLGSLEFAKHMLQEAKVCVSPGIGFGDYGDTHVRFALIENSDRIRQAVRGIKAMFRADGVLPGSMKTEEEH from the coding sequence ATGGCTGATAACAGCACACCCCGTCGTTTCTCACGTATTGAACGTTTACCCCCTTACGTTTTCAACATCACTGCTGAACTGAAGATGGCTGCGCGCCGGCGCGGCGAAGATATCATCGACTTTTCAATGGGCAACCCTGATGGCCCGACTCCGCCGCACATCGTCGAAAAGTTATGCCAGGTAGCGCAGCGCGACGACACCCACGGTTATTCCACCTCACGCGGGATTCCGCGTCTGCGCCGGGCGATCTCGCGCTGGTACGCCGATCGTTACCAGGTGGAGATCGATCCTGAATCTGAGGCGATTGTCACCATCGGCTCCAAAGAGGGGCTGGCGCACCTGATGCTGGCGACGCTGGATCATGGTGATACCGTGCTGGTACCGAATCCCAGCTATCCGATTCACATCTACGGTGCGGTGATTGCCGGAGCGCAGGTGCGCTCAGTGCCGCTGGTGGCAGGTGTCGACTTCTTCAATGAGCTGGAACGCGCCATTCGTGAGAGCTACCCCAAGCCAAAAATGATGATCCTTGGCTTCCCGTCCAATCCCACCGCACAGTGTGTGGAACTCGACTTTTTCGAGCGGGTGATTGCGCTGGCAAAACAATACAACGTGCTGGTGATCCACGATCTGGCCTATGCCGACATCGTCTACGATGGCTGGAAAGCGCCGTCGATTATGCAGGTACCAGGTGCGCGTGATGTCGCCGTCGAGTTCTTCACCCTGTCAAAAAGCTACAACATGGCGGGCTGGCGCATCGGTTTTATGGTGGGCAACAAAGAGCTGGTCGCCGCGCTGGCACGGATCAAAAGTTACCATGACTACGGCACCTTTACGCCGCTGCAGGTGGCAGCGATTGCGGCGCTGGAAGGGGATCAGCAGTGTGTTCACGACATTGCAGAGCAGTACAAACGCCGTCGTGATGTGCTGGTCAAGGGATTGCATGAAGCGGGCTGGATGGTAGATAACCCGAAAGCCTCGATGTACGTCTGGGCAAAAATTCCGGACCACTATGCGCATCTGGGGTCGCTGGAGTTTGCCAAACATATGCTGCAGGAGGCGAAAGTCTGTGTTTCGCCCGGTATCGGGTTTGGCGACTATGGTGATACGCACGTGCGTTTCGCACTGATTGAAAACAGCGATCGCATTCGTCAGGCAGTACGGGGAATTAAAGCGATGTTTCGGGCCGATGGCGTTTTGCCAGGCAGCATGAAAACAGAAGAAGAGCACTGA